The following is a genomic window from Desulfuromonadales bacterium.
GGGCGGCGGCCGCCTGCACGGCGGAGATGCCGGGGATGATCTGTATGTCTATATCGACGGGATTTTGTAGGGGCGGCGCTTGCCCCGCCCCGGGCGCAGCAAGCGGCGCCCCTACATATCCACCCTGTTCCGCCAGCTCCAGAACCAGCCCGGCCATGCCGTAGATGCCGGCGTCCCCCGAGGAGATCAGTGCCACCGTCCGGCCGGCGGCAGCCAGCTCCAGTGCCTGCCGGCAGCGCTCGACCTCCTGGCGCATTCCTGATGAGACGACCTCCTTGCCGGCCAGATACTGCGGGATGAGATCGAGGTAGGTCCTGTAGCCGACGACGACCTGCGCCCCTTCGATCGCCTGCAGCGCGGCAGGAGTGATATGTTCGCTGCCGCCGGGTCCGATGCCGACGACGAAGAGTGTTCCAGGCATGCTCAACTTCCGTAGAAAGGCAAAAGGGCAAATCGTCTCTCACCCGCTCCTTGCAGTCGCTAGAGGGCACAGAGCACACAAGAGAGAAACCAGAAACCTTGCTTTCTCGGTGTCCTCTGCGTGCTCTAGAGAGCGAAGCGAACGGGCGTGAGATCGTCTCTAGGTTTCCAGTATTTCTGCTACCGCCAGAGTGACGTTGCCGCTCTTCACCTTCTTCAGCAGCAGCCGGCCGCTGCCGGCGGCGAGCAGGGCGGCCGGCTCGGCCACGCCGATGGCGCCGATGGCGCCCAGGGCATGGGCCGAAGGGGGCGAGGGAACGGCAACGGCATTAAGCTCGTGGCTCTCGAAAAAGCGCAGCGGGATGCCGTGCTCCCCGGCAAAGGCGAGCAACCCCGCCTCCTCGCGCTTGGCGGCGGCAGTGCCGATGACGGCGATGCTCCTGAGCGAGAGGAAGAGCTGTTTCAGTTGGACACCGACAACCTCGGCAATCTCCCCGGCCGAGGTCTCCCGGTTGCAGCCGATGCCGAGGGCGAGGTTCTTCGGCCG
Proteins encoded in this region:
- a CDS encoding precorrin-3B C(17)-methyltransferase, which gives rise to MPGTLFVVGIGPGGSEHITPAALQAIEGAQVVVGYRTYLDLIPQYLAGKEVVSSGMRQEVERCRQALELAAAGRTVALISSGDAGIYGMAGLVLELAEQGGYVGAPLAAPGAGQAPPLQNPVDIDIQIIPGISAVQAAAA